The nucleotide sequence CGCGACCCGCTTCCCGGTGAGGTCGATGTCGTCCGGCCAGTCGGCGGTGTGGAAGATCGGTCCCTCGAACTCGTCGAGCCCGGGCAGGTTCGGCACCTTGGGGGTGTTGAACAGCCCGACCGCACTGATCACCGCGGGTGCCCGCCACGATCGCCCGCCCGCGGTGACGGTCCAGTGCTGGTCGTCGTCGTCCCAGGTCGCGGAGTCGACCGAGACGCCGAACTCGATGTGGCGGCGCAGGCCGAAGTGGTCGGCGGCCTCGGCGAGGTAGGCGGCCATCTCGTCGCGCTTGCCGAAGTGGGTCGACCAGTTCCGCGGGAAGAAGGAGAACGAGTACAGGTAGCTCGGGGTGTCGACGCCCGCGCCGGGGTAGGTGTTGGTCAGCCATACGCCGCCGACGTCGTCGTTGCGTTCCAGGATGACGAAGGGGATCCCCGCGCGCTGCAGCCGCACCGCCGCCGCGATCCCCGAGATCCCGGCGCCGATGATCACCACCGAGAAGTCGCGGTCGTGGCGGACCGGGCGGGGACCGGGGTCGGGCGTGAACCCCATCTCCTCCCGCATGAGCCGCTCGTACTCGTCCGGGACCTCCTCCCCGACGGCGGTCGAGAGCATGGTGCGCAGCAGGTCCGGGTCGGGGTCGGGGACCGCCGGTTCCGCGCCGCGGGACCAGGCGGTGAGGGCCTCGACCGCCGCGGCCCGCAGATCGGCGGCCACGGCCTCGTCGAGACCACCGTCGTCGTTGGGGCCGAGACCGGCGCTGCGCACCGGGCGGTAGGGGGGGTGCAGCCAGCGACGGTCGCCGGTGAGGTGGAAGGTCACCATGGCCAGCGTCGGCAGGTTCGCCGATGCGACCGCGGTCCGCAGCCGGGCCTCGTCGAGCGGGCGCTGAGGGGTGCACAGGACAGGCACGGATGGATCTCCTCGATCGGGTTCTAGGCGCGGTCGGCCCGGACCGGGCCCTCGCGGGTCATCCGCCAGCCGGCCGCGACGGCGTCCCAGGAGTTCTCGCCGGCGCCCTGGGTGCGGAGCTTGTACTTCTCGACCTTGTCGGTCGGGGTGCGCGGTAGCTCGGCGACGATGTCGATGAAGCGCGGGACCATGTGGTAGGGCATGGATTCGGCGTAGTGCAGGAACAGGTCCTCGGCCGAGACGCTCGCGCCGGCGCGGAGCACGACGACGGCGCGGACCTCCTCCTCGCCGAGCTCGGACGGGGCGCCGACGGCCGCCGACTCGGCGACCGCGGGGTGGCCGTTGACGAGGCGCTCGACCTCGTAGGACGAGATGTTCTCGCCGCGACGGCGGATCGAGTCCTTGATCCGGTCCTTGAACCACAGCGCCCCGGTCGCGTCCCGCACGGCGCGGTCGCCGGTGTGGAACCGGCCGCCCCGCCATGCCGTGGCGGTGATCTCGGGCATGCCGTCGTACCCGGCGGAGAGCAGCAACGGGTCGGGGCAGCTCACCACGACCTCGCCGGGGATCCCGGCGTCGACCTCGGCTCCGTCCTCGTCCACCACGCGGACGTCGAAGATCGGGTTGGGCCGGCCGCAGGAGCCCGGGAGGGACTCGTCGAGCGCGGAGTTGACGATCAGGTTCGTCTCGGTCGACCCGTAGGCCTCGACGAGCGTGAGCCCGAACCGCTTCTCGAAGTCGTGGTAGATCTCGGCCGGCGCCGGGACGGCGTAGACGACCCGGACCGGGTTGTCGGCGTCGTCGGGCCGTGGCGCGCGGCCGTGGAGCATGTGGCACACACCGCCGATCGCGATGAACGCGGTGACCCCGAACTCGCGCGCCTCGTCCCAGAAGCGCTCGATGGACAGCCGGGAGCGCAGCACCATCCGCGCGCCGGTCAGCAGGCAGCCGAGCGTCGCGAACTTGCCCGAGATGTGGAAGAACGGGGAGTAGTTCAGCAGGACGTCGTCCGGACCGAGGTCGGTGATCTCGGTGAACAGGTGGCCGAACGCGAGCTGCTGGTGGTGGGTGAGCAGTACGCCCTTGGACGGACCGGTGGTGCCCGAGGTGTAGAGGACGCTCGCGATGTCGTCCGGGGCGGGACCCGGTCCGGGTGTCCGGCCCCGGACCGGTGCGGCCTCCAGGACGTCGGAGTACGTGCCCGGAAAGCCCAGGACCTCGCCGAGGGTGGGTACCTCCGCCCGGACGGACTCGACCGCGTCCAGCAGCGGACCGGTGTCGGCCACCGCGAGGTCCACCCGGGCGGTGTTCAGCTGGTAGCGCAGCAGCTCGCCCCGGTACGCGGTGTTGATCGGCACCTCG is from Pseudonocardia autotrophica and encodes:
- a CDS encoding AMP-binding protein, coding for MTTMHAPGSGITTGPLARIPFPERTLSDLLGREARRRPDDVLFTHERRDHTVGELDARVEAAARNLADRGIGPGSRVALLMASTPEYLVSWFAVARLGAVEVPINTAYRGELLRYQLNTARVDLAVADTGPLLDAVESVRAEVPTLGEVLGFPGTYSDVLEAAPVRGRTPGPGPAPDDIASVLYTSGTTGPSKGVLLTHHQQLAFGHLFTEITDLGPDDVLLNYSPFFHISGKFATLGCLLTGARMVLRSRLSIERFWDEAREFGVTAFIAIGGVCHMLHGRAPRPDDADNPVRVVYAVPAPAEIYHDFEKRFGLTLVEAYGSTETNLIVNSALDESLPGSCGRPNPIFDVRVVDEDGAEVDAGIPGEVVVSCPDPLLLSAGYDGMPEITATAWRGGRFHTGDRAVRDATGALWFKDRIKDSIRRRGENISSYEVERLVNGHPAVAESAAVGAPSELGEEEVRAVVVLRAGASVSAEDLFLHYAESMPYHMVPRFIDIVAELPRTPTDKVEKYKLRTQGAGENSWDAVAAGWRMTREGPVRADRA